One genomic region from Sphingobacterium multivorum encodes:
- a CDS encoding efflux RND transporter periplasmic adaptor subunit: MKKIQLTLLIATLFLFSCNDQPKNTNPLGEPDIIPVKVSPISSLNTSSTVKATGSVSTEDQANYSFKIGGVISSILVDEGQFFRKGQLLATLNTTEIAAGVAQSGLGVEKAQRDYTRAVNLYRDSVFTLEQLQNTRTALEVAKKAKEAVAFNERYARIYATSDGFVASKIANEGEVVGGGMPVLLTNSVRKNANYILKVGVTDLEWATIKIGQNAKVSLDGYPDRVFQANVLRKLQSADQQIGSFQVELKLNLEGIVPAVGMFGKAEITTDQTETSLVIPYNAVVEADGKNAFVFTAIGANKVKKLPVNITKFENDKVYLSDKLEGITNIVISNSAYLNEKSIIKIIK, encoded by the coding sequence ATGAAAAAGATTCAATTGACATTACTCATAGCCACGTTATTTCTGTTCTCGTGCAATGATCAGCCCAAAAACACCAACCCGCTCGGAGAGCCGGACATCATACCAGTTAAAGTTTCCCCTATCTCCTCATTAAATACTTCCAGCACGGTAAAAGCCACCGGGTCGGTAAGTACTGAGGACCAAGCCAATTATTCCTTTAAGATTGGTGGAGTGATCAGCAGTATTTTGGTGGACGAAGGTCAGTTTTTCAGAAAGGGACAATTGTTGGCTACACTGAACACCACCGAAATAGCAGCGGGTGTCGCGCAATCAGGGTTAGGGGTGGAAAAAGCACAGCGGGATTATACTCGGGCAGTCAACCTCTACAGGGATAGTGTCTTTACCCTGGAACAGTTACAAAATACAAGAACTGCTCTCGAGGTTGCGAAGAAAGCCAAGGAAGCTGTTGCCTTCAATGAGCGTTATGCTAGAATTTACGCTACATCTGATGGTTTTGTTGCCAGCAAAATTGCTAATGAAGGTGAGGTAGTTGGCGGAGGCATGCCGGTTCTGTTAACCAATTCGGTACGAAAGAATGCGAATTATATTTTAAAAGTTGGTGTAACAGATCTTGAATGGGCGACCATAAAAATTGGCCAAAACGCAAAAGTTAGCCTTGATGGCTATCCCGATCGTGTTTTCCAGGCAAATGTGCTGCGAAAACTACAATCGGCAGACCAGCAAATCGGTTCCTTTCAGGTTGAACTGAAACTAAATCTAGAAGGTATCGTCCCTGCTGTTGGTATGTTTGGTAAGGCAGAAATTACGACTGATCAAACTGAGACTTCGTTAGTCATTCCTTATAATGCAGTTGTCGAGGCAGACGGAAAAAATGCATTTGTATTTACAGCCATTGGTGCCAATAAAGTCAAAAAATTGCCTGTAAACATTACCAAATTCGAGAATGATAAAGTTTACCTGAGTGACAAACTTGAAGGAATCACTAACATTGTTATTTCCAACAGTGCCTACTTAAACGAAAAGTCTATCATTAAAATTATCAAGTAA